In the genome of Mytilus edulis chromosome 3, xbMytEdul2.2, whole genome shotgun sequence, one region contains:
- the LOC139518029 gene encoding uncharacterized protein has product MKYCVFLMLIPFCVGADPSCCMPRQATYSKFTVTSEFDQNGFHSFEKKGKVYMDFDNKRRIDIVTKTENGQSQNIVAYTDYNIGKTYEVVGGHCTIKDALLVNGSMPANCFPGPNAGNYYIGRETIGDTLTDVWRTDLTQSLGFMAVMHVSVKDCLLMTEIDYGTIQGVKIQSTTVLSDAVPRIEDQNVFQVPGECHHQS; this is encoded by the exons ATGAAGTATTGCGTTTTTCTTATGTTAATTCCGTTTTGTGTTGGAGCTGATCCTTCATGTTGTATGCCAAGACAGGCAACCTACAGTAAATTTACTGTGACAAGTGAGTTTGATCAAAATGGATTTCATTCTTTTGAG AAAAAAGGCAAGGTCTACATGGATTTCGACAACAAACGACGAATTGATAttgtcacaaaaacagagaatgGACAAAGCCAGAACATTGTAGCATACACGGACTATAATATT GGTAAGACGTACGAGGTTGTTGGTGGACACTGCACTATAAAAGATGCCTTGTTGGTAAATGGATCAATGCCAGCTAACTGTTTCCCAG GTCCAAATGCTGGGAACTATTACATTGGACGTGAGACCATAGGCGATACTCTGACGGATGTTTGGAGAACGGATCTTACGCAGTCTCTTGGCTTTATGGCGGTGATGCACGTGTCTGTCAAAGACTGTTTGCTCATGACAGAAATCGATTATGGAACCATTCAAGGAG TTAAAATACAGAGTACCACCGTCTTATCTGATGCAGTGCCACGCATTGAAGACCAGAATGTCTTCCAAGTTCCCGGGGAATGTCACCATCAGTCataa